A single genomic interval of Camelina sativa cultivar DH55 chromosome 11, Cs, whole genome shotgun sequence harbors:
- the LOC104721783 gene encoding nucleoid-associated protein At4g30620, chloroplastic translates to MASTTTTTDFFKPFLSPFSNGNAAQRSSRQSQSVVWLNRKNSGNHHYRSLRVNGLFGGGKKDNKEDGQSKAGILGNMQNLYETVKKAQMVVQVEAVRVQKELAVAEFDGYCEGELVKVTLSGNQQPIRTDITDAAMELGSEKLSLLVTEAYKDAHAKSVLAMKARMSDLAQSLGMPPGLDGLK, encoded by the exons ATGGCTTCGACGACTACGACTACTGATTTCTTCAAACCTTTCCTCTCTCCTTTCTCCAATG GTAACGCGGCTCAACGAAGTAGTAGACAGAGCCAGAGCGTGGTATGGTTAAATCGGAAGAATTCTGGAAACCACCATTACAGGTCTCTTCGTGTTAATGGATTATTCGGAGGTGGGAAGAAGGACAATAAAGAGGATGGTCAATCaaag GCAGGAATTCTTGGTAATATGCAGAATTTGTATGAGACTGTGAAGAAAGCTCAAATGGTTGTCCAAGTAGAAGCTGTTAGAGTGCAGAAGGAGCTTGCTGT tGCTGAATTTGATGGTTATTGTGAAGGCGAGCTTGTTAAG GTTACATTATCAGGTAACCAGCAACCAATCCGCACTGATATCACTGATGCAGCAATGGAATTAGGTTCCGAA AAACTATCACTACTGGTCACGGAAGCATACAAGGACGCACATGCAAAGAGTGTACTG GCTATGAAGGCTAGAATGAGTGATCTTGCGCAGAGCTTAGGGATGCCACCGGGTCTTGATGGGTTaaagtaa